Genomic segment of Oncorhynchus gorbuscha isolate QuinsamMale2020 ecotype Even-year unplaced genomic scaffold, OgorEven_v1.0 Un_scaffold_6090, whole genome shotgun sequence:
acacacacacacacacacacacacacacacacacacacacacacacacacacacacacacacacactcaaatcccCTCAGTGAAAACTGCACAACTTAATATTGAACAACAGGAACTGGCAGCGTTCTTACATTGGTAAACATGACTATCCACCATTAAACACAACAACGTGTGTGTACTGCCCATGTGTGTGTTGTCCATACCAGCACAGACAGGTTGCTTCCCGGTCCAGCTCCCGTCACCCCGACAGGTTCTGTGTTCTGAACCCTCGGCCAGGTAAAAGCCTGGCTGACAGGTGTAGATCAGGGTGTAACCTAGAGACGGCAACTCTATGGCAGACACATCCACCTGGGTGGGCATCTCTGGCTGGCTACAGTGGTGggctggagagatggaggggggaggagagggagggagaggagagagagagggagagagagagagagagagagagagagagagagagagagagagagagagagagagagagagagagagagagagagagagagagagagagagagagagagagagagagagagagagagagggagagagagagagagagagagagagagagaagagagagagagagggagagaacagagagagagagagagggaggagagagagagagagagaggggagaggagagagggaaggaaggaagagagcaATAAAAGGGAAGATGGAGGATAAATCAGATGGATTTAGTGACAataatactgtctctacatccagggtgtatattagtgataatactgtctctacatccagggtgtatattagtggtactctctgtctctacatccagggtgtatattagtgataatactgtctctacatccaggatgtatattagtgataatactgtctctacatccagggggtatattagtgataatactgtctctacatccagggtgtatattagtgatactactgtctctacatccagggtgtatattagtgatattctctgtctctacatccagggtgtatattagtgatactctctgtctctacatccagggtgtatattagtgatactctctgtctctacatccagggtgtatattagtgataatactgtctctacatccagggtgtatattagtgatactctctgtctctacatccagggtgtatattagtgataatactgtctctacatccagggtgtatattagtgataatactgtctctacatccagggtgtatattagtgataatactgtctctacatccagggtgtatattagtgataatactgtctctacatccagggtgtatattagtgataatactgtctctacatccagggtgtatattagtgataatactgtctctacatccagggtgtatattagtgataatactgtctctacatccagggtgtatattagtgataatactgtctctacatccagggtgtatattagtgataatactgtctctacatccagggtgtatattagtgatactactgtctctacatccagggtgtatattagtgataatactgtctctacatccagggtgtatattagtgataatactgtctctacatccAGGGTGTGTATTAGTgatactctctgtctctacatccagggtgtatattagtgataatactgtctctacatccagggtgtatattagtgataatactgtctctacatccagggtgtatattagtgataatactgtctctacatccagggtgtatattagtgataatactgtctctacatccagggtgtatattagtgataatactgtctctacatccagggtgtatattagtgataatactgtctctacatccagggtgtatattagtgataatactgtctctacatccagggtgtatattagtgataatactgtctctacatccagggtgtatattagtgataatactgtctctacatccagggtgtatattagtgataatactgtctctacatccagggtgtatattagtgatactctctgtctctacatccagggtgtatattagtgataatactgtctctacatccagggtgtatattagtgatactctctgtctctacatccagggtgtatattagtgataatactgtctctacatccagggtgtatattagtgatactctctgtctctacatccagggtgtatattagtgataatactgtctctacatccagggtgtatattagtgataatactgtctctacatccagggtgtatattagtgatactctctgtctctacatccagggtgtatattagtgatactctctgtctctacatccagggtgtatattagtgatactctctgtctctacatccagggtgtatattagtaataatactgtctctctgtgtgtgtgtgtgtgtgtgtgtgtgtgtgtgtgtgtgtgtgtgtgtgtgtgtgtgtgtgtgtgtgtgtgtgtgtgtgtgtgtgtgtgtgtgtgtgtgtgtgtgtgtgtgtgtgtgtgtgtgtgtgtgtgtgtgtgtgtgtgtgtgtgtactaacctaTACACTCTGGTTGGAAGCCATTCCAGGTGAGGTTTGGGAGACAGGAGCGTGTTGTGGAGCCTTGTAGCAGGTAGCCCTTCCTACAGCTGAACAATACTGTACTGCTGATCTGTAGGTTGGAGGCACATCAGGGTTAGATTCACACGTCAGGGTCAGATACACACATCAGGGTTAGATACACACATCAGGGTCAGATACACACATCAGGGTTAGATACACACATCAGGGTTAGATACACACATCAGGGTCAGATACACACATCAGGGTCAGATACACACATCAGGGTCAGATACACACATCAGGGTCAGATACACACAACAGGGTCAGATACACACATCAGGGTTAGATACACACATCAGGGTTAGATACACACATCAGGGTCAGATACAC
This window contains:
- the LOC124029317 gene encoding CUB and sushi domain-containing protein 2-like, giving the protein MGPANYQEPTETRHSALQHSFYATWKESACLLCVSDPSHTTCGDPGTPLFGNQNNTQGYQISSTVLFSCRKGYLLQGSTTRSCLPNLTWNGFQPECIAHHCSQPEMPTQVDVSAIELPSLGYTLIYTCQPGFYLAEGSEHRTCRGDGSWTGKQPVCAADIRPSGNTVGTVQEPPNPKLP